The following nucleotide sequence is from Chloracidobacterium validum.
GTCTGGTCAAGCGGTAAAGGTGCACCGGGCGTCCGCGCTCACGCCGCTGGATCGTGGATTCAACCAAACCATCCCGGTCGAGCACTTCAAGGTAGCGCCGAACATTGACGCCGGACGTGGAAAGTTCGGTTGCCAAGTCCTCAACGCTCAGGGGCGCGCGCGTTTTGAGTAGAAAAACGATTTTTTCGCGCGTATCTTTTCCGCTTATGGGGTTCGTTTTCATGGCGGCATTTTGCCACACTTGCCCGCTCTGAGAAACCCTGCCCAACCCGGCCTGTCCGCCTGCGATGGTGGCAACCGGCAAACAAGCACCTGGAGTCTCGCCCGATGTATCAAGCCAAGGGACACATCACCAAACAAGCCCACGTTGACATTCCGGCCGGCACGTATGAAGAACAGCATGGACGTGAAGGCTTTTTCGGCCCGGTTTCCCACCTGTATCACCGTCATCCACCAACCGGTTGGACGCGCATTGAAGGGGATTGCCGCCCGCAGGCGTTCCATGCCGACCGTGTGGAAACCACCGGCGACGCGCCAACCACATTGCTCGAAAATGCCGACGTGACCCTTGGCGTCGCCCGGCGACGTGGGACGCCACCCTACTTTGAACGCAATGCCGATGGCGATGAACTGTGGTTCACGCATCGCGGCGCCGGCGTCCTGGAAACCGATTACGGACAGTTACGCTTTGGCGTTGGCGACTATCTGGTGATTCCACGGGGCACCACCTACCGTTTTGCCTGCGCCGATGAATGCTTCTTTCTGGTCATTCAGAGTCTGGGCACGCGCCTGCGCCAGCCGGAGCGGGGCCTGCTGGGCCAGTATTCACTCTATGACGCGACAACCATTCGAACCCCTGACCTGCTCGCCCTGACACGGACGGAAGGTGAATACGAAGTGCGTGTGCGGCGGGAAGGAAAGCTGACCCGCATCTTTTATCCCTTTCATCCGCTCGATGTCGCTGGCTGGAAAGGCGATCTCTACCCGTGGGCGTTGAGCATCCATGATTTTTGCCCGGTGATGAGTCACCGGGCGCACCTGCCGCCGAGCGTGCATGTGACGCTGGTTGGGGAGGGTTTTGTCGTGTGCTCGTTCGTGCCGCGCCCGCTCGAAGAAACGCCCGGCGCGCAGCGGGTGCCCTTTTATCACCGCAACATTGACTTTGACGAAGTGCTTTTCTACCACGCCGGAGATTTCTTCAGTCGTGACAACATCAGCGCCGGCATGGTGACGCTCCACCCGCACGGCGTTCATCACGGACCGCACCCCAAGGCGATTGAAAAGAGCTGGTCACCCGGCAAAACCCATACGGATGAGTATGCCGTGATGCTCGACACCCGCCGACCGCTCCACGCGACCGACGCCGCGCGCCAAGTTGAATGGAAGGAATACTACCTGTCCTGGCAATAAACCACGGCGCTGGTCACGCGAACGTTACATCCGCGACCTAGCGTGCCGGTGGCCGCCACATTGTCTAGTTCTTGCTGATTCTGGCTGAAAGGAACTTTTTTTCCGGTGAGCGATTCTTCTTCGGCAGACTACGGTATTGACGCCATCCGCGAGGCGCTCGAACGGCTCTATCCAGGCGCAGAACCAATCCACTTTGGCACGATCATGCGCTACAGCCTGGGTGGCCCAGACCCGCTCGATGGCATTTCTTTTTACGAACGCGCCACCCCGCTTCCGCATTGGCACTGTATTTCCTTCGGCATGAGTGAGCTATATGCCAAGACGCCCGGCAGTGATCCCAACCTGAGCGGCTGGGGCTTTGAGTTTACCTTTCGGTTGGCGCGCGCCGCTGGCGACACCAACCTTCCAACCTGGGTCATCCCGTTCCTGAACAATCTGGCTCGCTATGTCTTCAACTCCGGCAACCCGTTCCGCCCTGGCCATCACATGGACTTGCGCGACCCGCTGACGCCGGATGTCCCAACGACCTTGCTTTCGGCCATTGCCTTCGTGGACGACCCCGAACTCGCGCCCATTGAAACGCCGAACGGCCGCCTGCACTTTCTGCAAATCGTCGGACTCACCAGGGATGAACTACAGGCCGTCAAGCGGTGGAACACACGCGGCGTGCTGGGACTGCTCGAAGAACGCTGTCCGCTGTGGATTACCGACCTGGAACGCGCTTCCATAACCGACCAAGCCGATGTCGTGGCGCGCATTCGGGATGGCATCGCCGCCGAGGGATCATCGTTGCAGGGGGAATATGTCGAAGTGGCCCGTTGGCGACTGGCCGACCCACCCCGCCGAGAAGTTGAGATTGAACTCGACGCGGACGGGCTGCGTGACTTCGCCGAACTGTTCCCTGCGCGCCTGAAGTTTGACCGCGAGTTTCTCATCTGGGGCGCCAAGCAGACGCTTGTCTTTCGCCCGGCAACCACCGCCGGTTTCCAGGATGCCGGAAGTGGGGTGCTCGTTTTGGACATCACGCCCGACCTGATTGACCAGTTGGCGCAGGCGCTCCGTCCCACGCCTGCCACCCACCGTTTCAATATCGGTGGCGAGGTCGTCGTGACGGTGGTGCCGACCGAAGATGCCGGGTGACGCGCGCCCGATAGGGATTTTCGATTCTGGCGTTGGTGGGCTGACGGTGTACCGCGCGCTCCGCGCTCGGCTGCCCCAGGAATCATTCATTTACCTGGGGGACACGGCGCGCATTCCCTACGGTACGCGCTCGCCGGAAACCATCCGCCGGTATGCCCGCGAAGATGCGGCTTTTCTGCTCGCCTGCGGCGTCAAGCTCATTGTCGTGGCCTGTAATACGGCATCCTCCCTGGCGCTGGCGCAGCTCCAGGCTGAAGCGCCGGTGCCCGTCATCGGGATGATTGAGCCAGGCGCGCAGCAGGCGGCCGCCACGACCCGCACGCGCCGGGTCGGCGTGATCGGGACTGAAGCGACCGTTGCCAGTGCCGCTTATCCGCTGGCCATTCACCGGATCGCGCCTGAAATCGAGGTGGTGGCCCAGTGTTGTCCGTTGTTTGTGCCACTGGTTGAGGAAGGGTGGGCCGCCCATCCGGTGACCGCAACCGTGGCGGCTGAGTACCTTGCGCCGCTGCGGCAGTCCGGCGTGGACACGCTGGTGCTGGGTTGCACGCACTATCCCTTGCTGGCCGAGGTCATCCAGCCGGTGATGGGGGATGCCGTGACGCTTGTGGATTCTGGGTCCTGTGCGGCTCAAGAGGTTGCGACCGTCCTCAGCCGGCGCGGTTGCCTTGCGCCACCCACCGCCACGCCCTGGACTCGCTTTTGTGTCACCGACGCCGGCGACCGCTTTCGTCGCGTTGCCGAACTCTGCCTTCAGGAAACGCTCCCTACGCTAGAAAGCGTGCGCGTCGAAACCTAGACGCCGGCCCCCGGCGGTTACTTCAGCACCCGCTGGACGACATAATCCGCCAGTGTGTAGGGGTCGAGTTCGCGGTTGGCAATGCGCGCGACGGCGTCCTTGAGCAGTCCGTCGCCAAGGACACGTTGCCAGGCATGGCGCAAAAGCTGGTCACGGATGAGTTCAACGAGGCGCTGCTCCAAAATCTGCTGGCGTCGCCTGGCACGGGCGTCGGGATGCTGGGCGACAAACGTCAGGTAGCTATCCAGAGCTTCGGCTAGGGCTTCGAGACCGACCGGCGGCGTCGCTGTCGCAATGGTGCGCACGATGGGCGGATGCCAGCCGTCAGGGCGGACGGCAAGTTCGAGCAGCGCTTCGAGTTCCAGTTGTGTCCGCTCAACGCCGTCGCGGTCGGCCTTGTTGATGACAAAGACATCGCCAATCTCCATGATGCCGGCCTTGATGGATTGCACGTCGTCGCCCATCCCCGGCACGACGACAACCGCCGTGACATCGGCCGTCTTGACAATGTCCACTTCGTCTTGTCCGACACCGACGGTTTCAACGATGACGACATCGTAGCCGGCGGCATCCAGCAAAAGCACGGCTTCGGTCGTTGCCCGCGCCAGTCCGCCCAGGTTGCCGCGGGTTGCCATGCTGCGAATGAACACCCTGGGGTGGGTGGCGAGCTTGGGCATGCGAATGCGGTCGCCCAGGATCGCGCCTCCGGAAAACGGACTCGACGGGTCCACGGCGACGATGCCGACGCGCTGGCCACGGTCCACATAGACTTGCGCCAGCTTGTCGGTCAGTGAGCTTTTTCCGGCCCCCGGTGCGCCGGTCAGACCGATGACGCGCGCCCGTCCCGTGTGTGGGAACATGCGCTTGAGAAGGTCGGTCGCTTCGGGAGCGTTATTTTCGACCAGCGAGATGCCGCGCGCGATGGCGCGTGGATGACCGGCCAGGATGGCATCGGCAAGTGTGGTGGCAGTGTGCGGAGCGGCGTTGGGCATACCGGTACAAAGTGCCTCAGGTGAGGAAAGGGGTTAGCGGCGGTTGGCGAGTTGCGCCAGTTTATGTTCGGCTTCCTGGCGCGCCGCCGCATCAGAATCAACCTCCACTACTTTACGATAGCAGCGCCGGGCCGTCTCTATGTTCCCCGCCGCAACGTAGAGATCGCCCAGCGCCATCCACCACCTCGGCTGGGTCGGGAACTGCTGTAAGGCCACGCCATAGTGATGAATGGCTTCCGGCAAGCGTCCCTGACGACGGCGGATGACAGCGAGTTGGGCATGGAGCTTGCCGTCGGCTGGGGCCAGTCCAAGCGCCGCCTCAAACTCGGCCGCGGCTTCATCTGTCCGTCCGGCTTCAAACAGCAGAATGCCGAACAGCTCACGGTAGGGCATCCAGACTGGGTCGAGTCTCGCGGCCATCCGGGCGGCAGCCAGCGCCGCCGGCGAGTCGCCTTTCGCCAAGTAGGCTTTGGCAAGCACGGCGTGCGTTTCGGCCAGCGGCAGAATGGCGCGGGCGCGGTCAAGCGCCCGAATGGCCTCGTCTGGGTGTCCGGCATTGAGTTGTTCCGTGCCATACGCCTGCCACAACCAGACACTCCGCTGATTGCCGACCGCCAAGGAGCGCGCCAAAACCGTCTGACTGTCACGGTAAAACCCGACTTCCTGCCGGGTTTGCCAGGCGAGACTGCCGATGAGCAGCGCCACCGCGCCGGCCAGCGCCCAGCGCCAGAGCGGGCGGGGCAGGGCCTGCCAGCCGACGCGGAAGCCGGCGGCAAGCGCCAAACCGTAACCCAGGCTCGGCAGGTACATCACCCGTTCGGCAAAGACAAAGCCCAGCGGCCGGATGAAATGCGAAAACAGCGCGGCGCTCCCCAGAAGAAACAGCAATCCAACCCAGGCCGGGGATCGGCGGCGGTAAGCCAGTCCTACGCCGGCGAGA
It contains:
- a CDS encoding suppressor of fused domain protein, with the protein product MSDSSSADYGIDAIREALERLYPGAEPIHFGTIMRYSLGGPDPLDGISFYERATPLPHWHCISFGMSELYAKTPGSDPNLSGWGFEFTFRLARAAGDTNLPTWVIPFLNNLARYVFNSGNPFRPGHHMDLRDPLTPDVPTTLLSAIAFVDDPELAPIETPNGRLHFLQIVGLTRDELQAVKRWNTRGVLGLLEERCPLWITDLERASITDQADVVARIRDGIAAEGSSLQGEYVEVARWRLADPPRREVEIELDADGLRDFAELFPARLKFDREFLIWGAKQTLVFRPATTAGFQDAGSGVLVLDITPDLIDQLAQALRPTPATHRFNIGGEVVVTVVPTEDAG
- the meaB gene encoding methylmalonyl Co-A mutase-associated GTPase MeaB — translated: MPNAAPHTATTLADAILAGHPRAIARGISLVENNAPEATDLLKRMFPHTGRARVIGLTGAPGAGKSSLTDKLAQVYVDRGQRVGIVAVDPSSPFSGGAILGDRIRMPKLATHPRVFIRSMATRGNLGGLARATTEAVLLLDAAGYDVVIVETVGVGQDEVDIVKTADVTAVVVVPGMGDDVQSIKAGIMEIGDVFVINKADRDGVERTQLELEALLELAVRPDGWHPPIVRTIATATPPVGLEALAEALDSYLTFVAQHPDARARRRQQILEQRLVELIRDQLLRHAWQRVLGDGLLKDAVARIANRELDPYTLADYVVQRVLK
- a CDS encoding homogentisate 1,2-dioxygenase; its protein translation is MYQAKGHITKQAHVDIPAGTYEEQHGREGFFGPVSHLYHRHPPTGWTRIEGDCRPQAFHADRVETTGDAPTTLLENADVTLGVARRRGTPPYFERNADGDELWFTHRGAGVLETDYGQLRFGVGDYLVIPRGTTYRFACADECFFLVIQSLGTRLRQPERGLLGQYSLYDATTIRTPDLLALTRTEGEYEVRVRREGKLTRIFYPFHPLDVAGWKGDLYPWALSIHDFCPVMSHRAHLPPSVHVTLVGEGFVVCSFVPRPLEETPGAQRVPFYHRNIDFDEVLFYHAGDFFSRDNISAGMVTLHPHGVHHGPHPKAIEKSWSPGKTHTDEYAVMLDTRRPLHATDAARQVEWKEYYLSWQ
- the murI gene encoding glutamate racemase yields the protein MPGDARPIGIFDSGVGGLTVYRALRARLPQESFIYLGDTARIPYGTRSPETIRRYAREDAAFLLACGVKLIVVACNTASSLALAQLQAEAPVPVIGMIEPGAQQAAATTRTRRVGVIGTEATVASAAYPLAIHRIAPEIEVVAQCCPLFVPLVEEGWAAHPVTATVAAEYLAPLRQSGVDTLVLGCTHYPLLAEVIQPVMGDAVTLVDSGSCAAQEVATVLSRRGCLAPPTATPWTRFCVTDAGDRFRRVAELCLQETLPTLESVRVET